The genomic segment GAAATACTTGCCGTTCTTTTCAATCATCTCCTGAAGGGCATTCAAGGCTGGCATATAAGATCGCTCAGCAATCTCGTTGATGCTACGGTCGTTCTCGTAGTCATCATAGTAATAATGGTCGGTACCGATGTCGAAGAAGCGGTAGCGTTTCAGATGGGTAATCTGATGTATCTCGAAATATAAACAAATTGTTTTCATAAAAATTTGAAATTTGAACGTTTAACTTGTAAGATGAGTAAAGCCTCAAAATTATTCATTCTTCGTTCTTCACTCTTCACTTAACCTACTTCCACCCTAAGGTCTTGAGGTACAGGTCTTTGATGCGGGCTCCCACTTTCTCCCAGGTAATCTGGTCTACTTCTTTCTTGCCTTCCTCTGAGAGATAATCGAAAAGACTCTCGTTGTGACAGATGCTGTAGATGGCATCGGCAAGGGCATGGATATCCCAGTAGTCTACCTTGATACAGTTGGACAGGATTTCTCCACATCCACTCTGCTTGGAGATAATGGTTGGTGTGCCGCACTGCATAGCTTCCAAAGGTGAGATACCGAACGGCTCGCTCACAGATGGCATCACGTAAACATCACTATCTTTCAGGCACTCATAAACCTGTTTGCCGCGCATAAATCCAGGGAAGTGGAATCGGTCGGCAATGCCTCTTTCGGCAGCGAGATAAATCATCTGATCCATCATATCGCCCGAACCTGCCATACAGAAACGCACATTGCGGGTACGGTGCAATACCATGTTGGCAGCCTCAACGAAATATTCAGGTCCCTTCTGCATGGTAAGACGTCCCAGGAAGGTTACTACCTTCTCCTTGCCCTTATGATTTGGGCGTGGAATATCCTGCCACTCCTGCTTCAATGGGTATACGGCATTGTGCATGGCGAAACACTTGCGTGGATCCTGGTGATACTGGTGAATCACCGTCTGGCGGGTCAGTTCGGATACACACATGATGCAGTCGGCATTATCCATACCGTCTTTCTCGATAGCGTAAACGGTAGGGTTCACCTTTCCACGACTACGGTCGAAATCAGTAGCATGAACGTGGATGCACAATGGTTTGCCACTCACGCGCTTGGCATGAATTCCGGCAGGGAATGTAAGCCAGTCGTGAGCATGGATAATATCAAATTCTTCTGAACGGGCTACAACTCCGGCAATGATGCTATAGTTGTTGATCTCGTCATGAAGATTTGACGGATAACCACCGGCAAATTCCATACAGCCGAGGTCATTTACATGCATATAGTTAAAATCGGCATAGATGTGGTCACGGTAGCGGAAATAATCGTCCGGATTCATGATATTGCCTACGCGCTGCTGCACATAGTCGTGATTTACATCTCGCCAGGCGATAGGCACACTGTTCATTGCCACAATCTTGCAGGCACTGCGGTCCTCATCACCGAAAGGATGAGGCAGACACAATGTGATATCAACATCGCCCTGGGCATGAAGTCCCTGGGAGATACCAAAGTTGGCAGTTGCCAAACCACCAAATACGTGAGGAGGATACTCCCATCCAAACATTAAAACTTTCATATAGCAGTCCTCCTATTATTAATATTGATATTTTTCAAGTAACTCGAGCGCACGCAGAATCTCAGCCACATTCATGGCGAAAGAGATGGCACCACGACCTGCGAATGGAGGGTTTCCATCGAAGAGTTCGCTGATGGTACCGAGACAGTGGGAAGACATTTCGTCCTCATAACCTACCATCTGGCGTTCGATAAAGCTCAAACGGGTACGCTTATAGAGTTTCAGACTTGCCTCCATATAGAAGCCACCGAGCCATGGCCATGCCGTACCCTGATGGTAAGCATAATCGCGCTGGGTCTGCGGACCTACATAAACAGGATTATATCCACCGCTCTTTGGCGAGAGTGAACGCAATCCCTTAGGAGTAAGGAGTTCGCGTGTACAGATATCAAGAACCTGCTTCTTCTGGTCTTGCGACAATGGAGAATAGTCGAAAGCCACTGCAAATATCATGTTCGGGCGAACGCTCCAGTCCATCATATTTCCATCAACATAATCGTAGAGATAACCATATTCATTGAGGAAGGTATCGAGGAATGCCTGCTTGGTCAGCTCAGCCTGAGCCAGGAGTTTCTGCTGGCTGTCTTCTTCGCCAACTATTCCTGCGAGAGAAGCACAGAAGCACAAAGCGTTATACCACAAAGCATTAAACTCTACGATATATCCGGTACGTGGAACCACTGGTCTGCCGTTGGCAGTAGAGTTCATCCAGGTAACAGCCTTGTCCTTACCATCGGTATAGAGCAATCCGTTCTCTTCGAGCTTCAGGTTCGGATGCTTGTTATCCTGGATAAAGCTGATAACATCCTTGATAAACTGTCCATACTTCTTGAAGCATTCTTCCTTGCTGGTTTCCTTGGCATACTGCTGCAAAGCCCAGATAGCCCACAATGGCACGTCAGGCTGCTCTATCTCAGCAATATGAACGCTGACCGGCTTACCTTCCATAAACTCGTAGTATCCCTTCATGGCAGTCTTCATCACCAGTTCGAAGTAGTCATCTTCCTCGATAGAGAGGGTAAGACCCGGAAGAGCGATGAATGTATCGCGGGCTCTGCACTTGAACCAAGGGTAACCTGCCAGGATATAACGGTCATCGTTCTTTTCACGACGATGGAACTGATGAGCCGCATTGACCAGACAGTGGAAGAAATTGTCACGAGGCGAACGCTCATCCACTTCCTTGTCGAAGAGCTTCTTCAGGCTGACCGCCTTGATTTCTGATGTAGAAGCAGCAAAGACGATGGTTTCTCCTTTCTTGATATCCATTTCAAAATAGCCAGGAACATAGAGGTCTTCGTTAGAAGCATAACCTCTCTCCTGCTCCTTTGGATATTCCACACCACGATACCAATCTGGACAGAATTTAAACTCGTTCTTCTTGGAGAACTGCATATAGAGATCAGGATAACCTGCATACATACAGGTCTTGATGCCATGATCTACCTCAGCATAATCACGAGATGCGGTAGCATTCTCATGAGTAAACTGACGAACACTGCGGAAAGCCAGAAAAGGACGGAAACGAAGGGTTGTAGCCGAATGGCCGTCTACCAGCGTATAGCGAATCAGAATGCGATTCTCATAATGCTGGAATACAACTTCCTTTTTCAGGATAACACCACCTACGCGATAAAGGGTAGTTGGCACTTTATCACAATCAAACTCACGAATGTACTTGTGGCCCATCGGACTGTAGTTGTTGCCCTGGTACTTGTGCAAGCCGAGGTTAAACTCTGCTCCATGCTGAATCACCGTAACATCCAGCGAACTCAAGAGCACATGGTTCTCATCGTCCAGTTCTGGAACCGGCACGACAAGTAATCCGTGATACTTGCGGGTATTACAGTCTACAATCGTTGAGCACGAATATGCACCCGAGCGATTTGTTCTCAACAACTCCTTAGGCAACGACTCTTGAAGATTCGTCATAAGGGCCTTTTCGAATTTTAGATAACTCATAGATCTATATTAAGGTTCTATATTTTTGTTGACTAAATTAATTGCTTTCAAAGGTAACACTTTTTTATGGTATAACAAAGTTTTTTGTATGCCATTTTTAGAAAAAATTGCCTTTTTATGTTTTAAAACATATTTTTAGACAAAAATGCTTGATTATTTCGAGAAAAAGCATTACTTTTGCACTCAGTTTTCAGTTTAAAAGATTTGTACACATGGCAGCTAGAGGAAAATACGATAAAGAAAATATAGCAATGCTGATTGCTAAGCTATGGGGAGGCATCACTGATGACCAGTTCGATTTACTGAAAGAACATCTGGAAATCAAGAAGTATAAGAAGAACGAAATCATCTACAAGAACGAGGGTACTCCCGAATATGCACTATGTCTCATAGCGGGAAAAGTGAAGATATACAAAGAAGGTATCGGTGGCAAGAGCCAGATTATCCGTGTTATCAAACCGATTGAATTTTTTGGTTTCAGAGCCTATTTTGCAGATGAGATATACAAGACGGCAGCCATGTCGCTGGAAAACTGCGTCGTTGCCCAGTTCCCGCTGGCAGTTCTCATGAAACTGCTCTCCAAGAGTTTCAACATCGGCTTCTTCTTTATCAAATATCTCAGTGTAGAGATAGGTAAATCGGACGACCGTACCGTGAACCTCACCCAGAAACATATCCGTGCCCGACTTGCCGAGGGACTGATATTTCTGAAAGACTCTTATGGGTTAGAAAAAGACGGAAAAACTCTTGACATCCGATTGAGTCGTGAAGATCTGGCAAATCTCTGTAATATGACAACGAGCAATGCCATCCGTACGCTCTCAGCCTTTACGGCAGAAAAACTCATCAATACTGAAGGAAGGAAAATCAAAATCTTACAGGAAGAAGAAATCATAAAAATAGCAGAACTCGGATAAAGTTCTGCTATTTTTTATTTATATGTTTTACATTATACGTTTTTCTTGATACATTTCACTTATTACGGGCATACTGGTTATACGGGTATCAGGAAGTTGATAACCTCCTGAATTACAGTAATCTGGAATGGGCCTACGGGTGTATTCATCAATCTGCCATCAATACCTATCAGGGCATGCTGGGCATCGAGCACCTCTACCTCTCGGGTACGGTAAGGATGCACACTCTTATGGTTGAGGAACTCACCTTTCACAAAAAGATAGATTCCCTCGAAGAGCTGGGTTGTCTTAGGATGAGATACCACCGACACATCGAGCAGTCCGTTATATGGCACAGCATTCGGAGTCTGTCCATATCCTGTTCCATTGCCTATACACATCGTCATCACTCTACGCTTGATAACATCCGAATTGATTTTCACATGCATCTTATAGTCCAGACGCTGGAATATCATCAGGATGAAGGAACAGAGAAACGACAGGGTACGTGAACCGAAGATATGATGGGTTTTTCGTCTCAGGTTCATGATGGCGGCGATGAGTCCGATATTGATACAGTTGAGGAAATAGCGACGGCATTTCTCCCCCTTCTTGTTCACATAGCGGATACAACCGAGGTCAATCTTTCTGATACGACGTTTTTTCAGCGACACCACCGTCTTCTCAATATCGCTGTCGCTGAATCCCCAGAAGTGGGCAAAGTCGTTCATCAGTCCGTTAGGAATAACACCCAGTGCCACCTCTTCTCTTTCTTTCGGATCTATCTGCATCAGACAGTTTACGGCATCATTGAGCGCAGAATCTCCACCAACGATGACAATGGTCTTATAACCATTGTTGATAAACATTCTGATGAGCCGTTCTACGCTCTTCTGATTCTCGCTCTGCACAAAGTCGTAATCCACGCCCTGCTGCTTGAGCACCTTCTCTATTTTTTCCCAGCGCTTGTTACTTCGCCAGCCTCCTCTAGGGCAATAAAGCAGCCCCCATTTATTCTCGTTTACCATTGTCTCTTCTTTGTAATTTGAAAGTTGTATAAAATATCACTTCCGCCCAGCCACCGTTGCATCCGATTCCATCGGATGCCAGCCCTTGCCAGATTCCAGGCCGCAGCCTAGCTTCTCATCAGCTCCAAAACCGTCTCCACCTTTTTCTCCATTGGCTGCAATGCATCTACCCAATGGATAGTAAAGCCTCTGCGCTCCATACCTCTGAACCACGTCATCTGCCTTTTGGCAAACTGATGGATTGCAATTTCCAGACCGCGATACATCTCATCGTATGAAGTCTTACCGATCACATATTCTGTAATAAACTTATATTCCAAACCATAATAGATGAGATTTTCGGCAGGAATACCACGATCTAGCAGTCCCTTGATTTCATCTACCATTCCCTCATCCAATCGCTGTTTCAGTCTCCGTGAAATTTTCTCCCTTCTTGCGTCCCGGTCTATGCTGACACCGATAATCAGCGAATCAACCGCAGGGAGTTCACGTTCGGGCATCGGATGCTCCAGATTATAGCTTTCAATCTCTATCGCCCGGATAGCTCGCTGTGCTGTATCCACGTCTGTGCGATTGTGCATATTAGAACCCGTTTTCGCCTTCAGCTCTTTCAGTATCAGCGTAAGTTCCTCTAAACTCTTATGAGCCAATGACTCACGGAGTTCCGGGTTCTGCGGAACAGGTGAGAGATGATAACCTTTCAGCACCGACTCAATATAGAGTCCTGTGCCTCCACATAATATCGGAAATGCCCCTCTCTTCTGAATATCCTGATAGGCATCATAAAAATCCTGCTGATATTCAAAGAGATTATATTTCGTACCAGGCTCACAGATGTCAATGAGGTGATAAGGTATCTGCTTGCCATGAATGGTATAGTCAGCCAGATCCTTACCCGTACCTATATCCATGCCGCGATATACCTGCCGGCTGTCAGCACTAATGATTTCAGCGCCATTGGCAGGGGTACCCGACAAATGGGCACCCAGGCTATTGATCCTGGCTGCAAGAGCGGCAGCAAGACTCGTCTTACCACTCGCCGTAGGTCCCAATATGGTTATCATCGAATATTTCATGCCGCAAAGTTAAATGAAATTATTGAGAAAACAAAATAAAATGAAAAGAAATTCTCACTTATAAAAACAAAAAGCCGTCCAGCATTGAAAAAATGCTGGACGGCCATATACTTAATCGTTAAGAGGCAACGAATTAACCGTTGTGCTTCTTCATGATCTTGATCAACTCAACAACCTTGTGTGAGTAACCAATCTCGTTGTCATACCAAGAAACAACCTTAACGAAGTTGTCTGTCAAATAAACACCTGCGTTAGCGTCGAAGATAGATGTCAAAGCGCAACCCAAGAAGTCAGAAGAAACAACAGCATCCTCTGTGTAACCGAGTACACCCTTCAACTCACCCTCAGAAGCAGCCTTCATAGCAGCGCAGATAGCCTCCTTAGAAGCAGCCTTCTTCAAGTTAACTGTCAAGTCAACAACAGATACGTCCAAAGTAGGAACACGCATAGAGATACCTGTCAACTTACCGTTCAACTCAGGGATAACCTTACCTACAGCCTTAGCAGCACCTGTAGAAGAAGGGATGATGTTGCCAGCAGCTGCACGGCCACCACGCCAGTCCTTCATAGATGGACCGTCAACAGTCTTCTGTGTAGCAGTTGTAGAGTGAACAGTTGTCATCAAACCTGTCTCGATACCGAAGTTATCGTTCAATACCTTAGCGATAGGCGCCAAGCAGTTTGTTGTACAAGAAGCGTTAGAAACGATCTTCTGACCATTGTACTTGTCTGTGTTAACACCGCAAACGAACATATCAGCCTGGTTACCGTTAGCGTCAGCCTTAGAAGGAGCAGAAAGTACTACGTACTTAGCACCAGCCTTCAAGTGCTTCTCAGCCTTGTCATAAGCGAGGAAGAGACCTGTAGACTCAACTACGTACTCAGCACCAACCTCATCCCACTTCAAGTTCTCAGGATCACGCTCAGCAGTAACACGGATGTGGTTACCGTTAACGATCAACTCGCTCTTCTCAACGTCAGCCTCGATAGTACCGTCGAAATGACCGTGCATTGTATCATACTTCAACATGTAAGCCATGTAATCTACTGGGCACAAGTCATTGATAGCTACTACCTGTACTTCCTTTGCGTTCTCAGCCTCAACTGTAGAACGGAATACGAAACGACCGATACGGCCAAATCCGTTAATACCAATCTTAATCATTGTTCTTAATATTTAAATTAAAAGTTTAATAAAATTACCTTTTTACTGCTTTCAAGCGTTCATCCGATGCTGAAACATTCAAACTTTTACGCCTTAGAGCATTTTTTCTTCTTTTCGAGCGCAAAGTTACTAATTTTTTTCTAACTTTGCAACCAGAATGAGTATTAAATAAGTTAAAAAAGAATATTAGAGTTTTAATATTGGCATTATTTTCACTCATTACATGCCATACTGACAACTCCATATTGCAAAAAGCAAAGGAAAAACTCAGCATCCTATACCTTATTATATACATAAGAAAAGAGAAAAAGAAAAACAATCAAACTATAGTTATAATTAAAAAGATAAAAGTATGAGTAAATTTTTGAATGAATTCAAGGAATTCGCCATGCGTGGCAATGTGCTCGACATGGCTGTCGGTGTTATCATCGGTGGTGCCTTTGGCAAAATCGTAAGCTCTGTTGTTGATGACGTCATCATGCCTCCTATAGGATGGCTGATTGGCGGCGTGAATTTCGCCGACCTCAAACTCACCCTACCTACCGTCAATGTAGCGGGTGAGGAACTGAAGGCGGCTACCATCAACTATGGCAACTTCCTCCAGACCTGTTTCGACTTCCTCATCGTTGCCTTCTGTATCTTCATGCTCATCAAGGTGGTGAACAAGATTTCCAAGAAGAAGGAAGAGGAAAAACCGGCAGAAGCTCCTAAGGCTCCGGAGCCAAGCAATGAAGAAAAACTTCTCATGGAAATACGTGATCTCCTGAAGAACCAGAAATAAGAATAAAAAAAAAGTCACCCTCTTTGAAGGCGACTTTTTTATTCTGTTTATTCCCACTCAATTGTCGAAGGTGGTTTTGAAGAGATGTCATAACATACACGGTTTACACCCTTCACCTTATTAATAATCTCATTACTTACCTTAGCCATGAAATCATAAGGAAGATGTGCCCAGTCAGCAGTCATCGCATCAGTACTGGTTACAGCACGCAAGGCAACCGGGTGCTCGTATGTACGCTCATCACCCATCACACCTACTGAACGGACAGTAGAAAGCAATACGGTACCAGCCTGCCAGATCTGATCGTAGAGAGAAACCTCAATCTCACCATTCTGCATGTCAGCAGGAACACCGGCAGCCAGGACGCGGCGAGCTTCCTCACCACTCAACTTCACCTTGTACTCACGCAAGCCACGGATATAGATATCATCTGCATCCTGGAGAATGCGTACCTTCTCAGGGGTGATATCACCCAAGATACGGACAGCCAAACCAGGACCAGGGAATGGATGACGGGTAATCAGGTGCTCAGGCATACCCATAGAGCGACCTACACGGCGAACCTCATCCTTGAACAACCACTTCAAAGGCTCACACAACTGAAGGTTCATCTCCTTAGGAAGACCACCTACGTTGTGATGACTCTTGATCACCTTACCGGTGATATTCAAGCTCTCGATACGGTCAGGATAGATGGTACCCTGAGCCAACCACTTGGCACCAGTTTGCTTTTTAGCCTCAGCATTGAAAACCTCCACGAAGTCGCGGCCGATAATCTTACGCTTCTTCTCAGGGTCAGTAACACCAGCCAGGTCAGCAAAGAACTTCTCTGATGCATCCACGCCGATTACATTCAAGCCCAAACACTTGTAGTCTTCCATCACGTCACGGAACTCATTCTTGCGCAACATACCATGATCTACGAAGATACAGGTAAGGTTCTTACCGATAGCCTTGTTCAGGAGAACGGCAGCCACACTGGAGTCAACACCGCCAGAAAGACCGAGGATAACCTTATCGTCGCCCAACTGTTCCTTCAACTCAGCAACTGTTGTCTCAACAAAAGAGTCAGCACTCCAGTCCTGCTTACTTCCGCAGATATCAACCACGAAGTTCTTCAAGAGCTGTGTACCCTGCAAAGAGTGGAACACCTCTGGGTGGAACTGTACTGCCCATACAGGCTGTTTGGTAGAAGCATAAGCAGCATACTTCACATTAGCAGTAGAAGCGATGCACTTGTAATCATCAGGGATAGCAGTGATGGTATCACCATGGCTCATCCAAACCTGAGAGTTCTCGATGAATCCCTTGAACAAAGGATTCTCCTTATCGAAATGCTCCAAGTTGGCACGACCATACTCACGGCTGTCAGCAGCCTCCACCTTACCGCCCTGGGCGTAAGAGAGGAACTGAGCACCATAGCAGATGCCGAGTACAGGAATGCGACCGATAAACTGGCTCAGATCTACCTTGAAAGCTTCCGGATCATGAACGGAATAAGGGCTACCGCTCAAGATGACACCAATGACAGATGGGTCATCCTTCGGAAACTTGTTGTAAGGCATGATCTCGCAGAAGGTATCGAGTTCACGGACACGACGGCCGATGAGCTGTGTGGTCTGTGAACCGAAATCCAAAATAATAATCTTCTGTTGCATAATATCTAATTTTAATTTACAGTTTACAATTTATAGTTTATAGTAATCTTGCTATACGGCATACCGCTATTAACTATAAACTATTAACTAACGATTCCAGGAATGCTTCCGCCTCTTTCAGCGTCTCCTGCTTTCCCACATCCATCAGCTTGAGGTCGTTCTTTACATATCCCTCTATGCGCACCTTGTCGCAATGCTTCAGATAGAAGTCCATGATAGGGAACTTGTCCGGTTCCTCCTCCATCAATGGAAAGAGCGATGGGGCAACCATATGAATGCCCGAGAAAGCATACATCTTATAATCTTTGGGATTGAGATCAGGATAAGGACTCTTCACCTCGCCCGTTTCTATATTCGTCCATCCCACCAGTCGCATGCTGTCATCAAAGAGCAGATAACGCTTGGTCTTGCGTTCGCTCACCATCAGGCGGGCAGCAATCATATCCCTGCTCTCCATCTGGTAGAATTTCTTCAGATCTACATTACTCAGAATATCAACGTTGTGGATTAGAATAGGCTCTGACTGGTTGAAGAGCGGCCATGCCTTCCGGATACCTCCACCCGTTTCGAGCAGCTTTTCACTCTCATCACTGATACGGATGTCCATACCGAAGTTGTCATGTGCTCTGAGATAATCGATAATTTGTTGGGAGAAATGATGCACGTTCACTACAATGCGAGTGAAACCGGCATCCTTCAACTGAAAGATGACACGTTTGAGCAAAGGTTCTCCCCCGACACTTACCAGAGCCTTCGGAATGCGGTCGGTAAGTGGCTTAAGGCGAGTGCCCAAACCTGCTGCGAATATCATTGCTTGCATCATTGCTAAATAGCTATTTTAAAATGTGCGTGCAAATTTACTAACTTTTTGCGAGATAGCCAAATTTGCACGCTATTTTCTATTGTTTTGCCGGCAAAACCTGTTCAATATGCTGTTCACGATGACAAATCTGCACTTCTACACCAAACTTCCGGTGAATATGTTCGGCAAGATGCTGCGCAGAATATACACTGCGATGCTGACCGCCTGTACATCCGAAACAGAACATCAGAGAGGTGAAACCACGCTGCATGTAGCGGTTTACATGATGGTCGGCAAGTGCATAGACATGATCCAGGAACTTCAATATCTCACCATCATCCTCCAGGAATCGGATAACAGGCTCATCCAGACCCGTCAACTTCTTATAAGGCTCGTATCTGCCAGGGTTATGGGTACTTCTGCAGTCGAAGACATAACCTCCACC from the Segatella copri genome contains:
- a CDS encoding glycosyltransferase family 4 protein, giving the protein MKVLMFGWEYPPHVFGGLATANFGISQGLHAQGDVDITLCLPHPFGDEDRSACKIVAMNSVPIAWRDVNHDYVQQRVGNIMNPDDYFRYRDHIYADFNYMHVNDLGCMEFAGGYPSNLHDEINNYSIIAGVVARSEEFDIIHAHDWLTFPAGIHAKRVSGKPLCIHVHATDFDRSRGKVNPTVYAIEKDGMDNADCIMCVSELTRQTVIHQYHQDPRKCFAMHNAVYPLKQEWQDIPRPNHKGKEKVVTFLGRLTMQKGPEYFVEAANMVLHRTRNVRFCMAGSGDMMDQMIYLAAERGIADRFHFPGFMRGKQVYECLKDSDVYVMPSVSEPFGISPLEAMQCGTPTIISKQSGCGEILSNCIKVDYWDIHALADAIYSICHNESLFDYLSEEGKKEVDQITWEKVGARIKDLYLKTLGWK
- a CDS encoding glycogen debranching enzyme N-terminal domain-containing protein, with protein sequence MSYLKFEKALMTNLQESLPKELLRTNRSGAYSCSTIVDCNTRKYHGLLVVPVPELDDENHVLLSSLDVTVIQHGAEFNLGLHKYQGNNYSPMGHKYIREFDCDKVPTTLYRVGGVILKKEVVFQHYENRILIRYTLVDGHSATTLRFRPFLAFRSVRQFTHENATASRDYAEVDHGIKTCMYAGYPDLYMQFSKKNEFKFCPDWYRGVEYPKEQERGYASNEDLYVPGYFEMDIKKGETIVFAASTSEIKAVSLKKLFDKEVDERSPRDNFFHCLVNAAHQFHRREKNDDRYILAGYPWFKCRARDTFIALPGLTLSIEEDDYFELVMKTAMKGYYEFMEGKPVSVHIAEIEQPDVPLWAIWALQQYAKETSKEECFKKYGQFIKDVISFIQDNKHPNLKLEENGLLYTDGKDKAVTWMNSTANGRPVVPRTGYIVEFNALWYNALCFCASLAGIVGEEDSQQKLLAQAELTKQAFLDTFLNEYGYLYDYVDGNMMDWSVRPNMIFAVAFDYSPLSQDQKKQVLDICTRELLTPKGLRSLSPKSGGYNPVYVGPQTQRDYAYHQGTAWPWLGGFYMEASLKLYKRTRLSFIERQMVGYEDEMSSHCLGTISELFDGNPPFAGRGAISFAMNVAEILRALELLEKYQY
- a CDS encoding Crp/Fnr family transcriptional regulator codes for the protein MAARGKYDKENIAMLIAKLWGGITDDQFDLLKEHLEIKKYKKNEIIYKNEGTPEYALCLIAGKVKIYKEGIGGKSQIIRVIKPIEFFGFRAYFADEIYKTAAMSLENCVVAQFPLAVLMKLLSKSFNIGFFFIKYLSVEIGKSDDRTVNLTQKHIRARLAEGLIFLKDSYGLEKDGKTLDIRLSREDLANLCNMTTSNAIRTLSAFTAEKLINTEGRKIKILQEEEIIKIAELG
- a CDS encoding diacylglycerol/lipid kinase family protein; the protein is MVNENKWGLLYCPRGGWRSNKRWEKIEKVLKQQGVDYDFVQSENQKSVERLIRMFINNGYKTIVIVGGDSALNDAVNCLMQIDPKEREEVALGVIPNGLMNDFAHFWGFSDSDIEKTVVSLKKRRIRKIDLGCIRYVNKKGEKCRRYFLNCINIGLIAAIMNLRRKTHHIFGSRTLSFLCSFILMIFQRLDYKMHVKINSDVIKRRVMTMCIGNGTGYGQTPNAVPYNGLLDVSVVSHPKTTQLFEGIYLFVKGEFLNHKSVHPYRTREVEVLDAQHALIGIDGRLMNTPVGPFQITVIQEVINFLIPV
- the miaA gene encoding tRNA (adenosine(37)-N6)-dimethylallyltransferase MiaA — encoded protein: MKYSMITILGPTASGKTSLAAALAARINSLGAHLSGTPANGAEIISADSRQVYRGMDIGTGKDLADYTIHGKQIPYHLIDICEPGTKYNLFEYQQDFYDAYQDIQKRGAFPILCGGTGLYIESVLKGYHLSPVPQNPELRESLAHKSLEELTLILKELKAKTGSNMHNRTDVDTAQRAIRAIEIESYNLEHPMPERELPAVDSLIIGVSIDRDARREKISRRLKQRLDEGMVDEIKGLLDRGIPAENLIYYGLEYKFITEYVIGKTSYDEMYRGLEIAIHQFAKRQMTWFRGMERRGFTIHWVDALQPMEKKVETVLELMRS
- the gap gene encoding type I glyceraldehyde-3-phosphate dehydrogenase — its product is MIKIGINGFGRIGRFVFRSTVEAENAKEVQVVAINDLCPVDYMAYMLKYDTMHGHFDGTIEADVEKSELIVNGNHIRVTAERDPENLKWDEVGAEYVVESTGLFLAYDKAEKHLKAGAKYVVLSAPSKADANGNQADMFVCGVNTDKYNGQKIVSNASCTTNCLAPIAKVLNDNFGIETGLMTTVHSTTATQKTVDGPSMKDWRGGRAAAGNIIPSSTGAAKAVGKVIPELNGKLTGISMRVPTLDVSVVDLTVNLKKAASKEAICAAMKAASEGELKGVLGYTEDAVVSSDFLGCALTSIFDANAGVYLTDNFVKVVSWYDNEIGYSHKVVELIKIMKKHNG
- the mscL gene encoding large-conductance mechanosensitive channel protein MscL — encoded protein: MSKFLNEFKEFAMRGNVLDMAVGVIIGGAFGKIVSSVVDDVIMPPIGWLIGGVNFADLKLTLPTVNVAGEELKAATINYGNFLQTCFDFLIVAFCIFMLIKVVNKISKKKEEEKPAEAPKAPEPSNEEKLLMEIRDLLKNQK
- the guaA gene encoding glutamine-hydrolyzing GMP synthase, with amino-acid sequence MQQKIIILDFGSQTTQLIGRRVRELDTFCEIMPYNKFPKDDPSVIGVILSGSPYSVHDPEAFKVDLSQFIGRIPVLGICYGAQFLSYAQGGKVEAADSREYGRANLEHFDKENPLFKGFIENSQVWMSHGDTITAIPDDYKCIASTANVKYAAYASTKQPVWAVQFHPEVFHSLQGTQLLKNFVVDICGSKQDWSADSFVETTVAELKEQLGDDKVILGLSGGVDSSVAAVLLNKAIGKNLTCIFVDHGMLRKNEFRDVMEDYKCLGLNVIGVDASEKFFADLAGVTDPEKKRKIIGRDFVEVFNAEAKKQTGAKWLAQGTIYPDRIESLNITGKVIKSHHNVGGLPKEMNLQLCEPLKWLFKDEVRRVGRSMGMPEHLITRHPFPGPGLAVRILGDITPEKVRILQDADDIYIRGLREYKVKLSGEEARRVLAAGVPADMQNGEIEVSLYDQIWQAGTVLLSTVRSVGVMGDERTYEHPVALRAVTSTDAMTADWAHLPYDFMAKVSNEIINKVKGVNRVCYDISSKPPSTIEWE
- a CDS encoding nucleotidyltransferase family protein translates to MMQAMIFAAGLGTRLKPLTDRIPKALVSVGGEPLLKRVIFQLKDAGFTRIVVNVHHFSQQIIDYLRAHDNFGMDIRISDESEKLLETGGGIRKAWPLFNQSEPILIHNVDILSNVDLKKFYQMESRDMIAARLMVSERKTKRYLLFDDSMRLVGWTNIETGEVKSPYPDLNPKDYKMYAFSGIHMVAPSLFPLMEEEPDKFPIMDFYLKHCDKVRIEGYVKNDLKLMDVGKQETLKEAEAFLESLVNSL